In a single window of the Necator americanus strain Aroian chromosome X, whole genome shotgun sequence genome:
- a CDS encoding hypothetical protein (NECATOR_CHRX.G25474.T1), whose protein sequence is MHNIDEEYDRFVEHLLDCTRKTESFKTTKKRLSLETLELIRQRGAAGLKKSWMMDSHASKQGFEKDSAQLTTFTLLRNSSRYHESTSATLENAMRGLEWDDMGVKIDGLLHHFHFTDYIVLITSSISQAEGMLTEFDETCRCMGLQLNLQKMLFMRY, encoded by the exons ATgcacaacatcgacgaggaatatgaccggttCGTTGAGCACCTTCTGGACTGCACGAGGAAgactgagagttttaaaaccaccaagaagcgcctgtctcttgaaactcttgagctgatacgccagcgtggagctgcag gattgaaaaagtcttggatgatggacagccatgcgagcaagcaaggtttcgaaaaggattcagcacaattgaccacattcacactgcttcgaaactcatcgagatatcacgagagtacaag tgccactctcgagaacgcgatgcgaggattggaatgggatgacatgggagtgaagattgATGGTCTGCTACACCATTTCCATTTTACTGATTACATCGTTCTCATAACGTCTAGCATCAGTCAAGCGGAaggaatgctgaccgaattcgacgaaacatgtagaTGCATGGGCCTTCAGCTGAATCTCCAAAAGATGCTGTTCATGCGTTACTGA
- a CDS encoding hypothetical protein (NECATOR_CHRX.G25474.T2) yields MFLRTVGSRGVGGVVNFSGVIHGIQWVASPLLDQSDDVVLKIPGLHNQIFDARFRCQCTQVYLKKELDGKKAELEDLLTEGKRLSDHSGKQAREIRRLRSELVELEKVKAERKRLKDEKLRAEETIELQKEEISSLKCMIEQFESSVEQMVKEQSQRATTTEVAQKHVLEQSKLVADLERQIDEARRQINHLTDFNKKLTKETEMMQSANWSQRLAGERAIETAATVNAELQEARAHIERLNSQLRSTENRLDVVLNERNNVAESFSQANMPLIEEINGLKQALHREQRASEEADVKFRANKKELDIVREELRKLREKNDSLVTHHLQELTIVNQKVQHLEQELAGVLKNNESSLSELRSARVADARSLDELREENSVLTNECKTVRSSLKELMDENESLKSSLAEARQQAVCANSVETSSRNQPLMHVNNSENDSFKGFPLNNSQIALFSFAALPNVHEMSLRKTSFLEQEAIRCVQLEEQVRQLEKTLQVLTAQYDDLLEVDGERLERIEELEHDVIDLRQLMKEQLLAFADAKLKESTETTKS; encoded by the exons atgttcctaagaacagtcggcagtagaggagttggtggagtgGTGAACTTCTCCGGTGTCATACACGGCATTCAGTGGGTGGCGTCGCCTCTTCTCgatcagtccgatgacgttgTACTTAAAATTCCTGGCTTGCataatcagatcttcgatgctCGCTTCCGATGTCAgtgtac ACAAGTgtatctgaaaaaagaactagatgGGAAGAAGGCAGAGTTAGAAGATCTTCTCACTGAAG GGAAACGTCTATCGGATCATTCGGGGAAACAAGCACGTGAAATAAGGCGCCTAAGAAGCGAACTTGTGGAGTTAGAAAAAGTCAAGGCGGAGCGAAAACGTCTTAAGGACGAAAAACTTCGTGCTGAGGAAACTATTGAATTACAAAAGGAGGAAATATCTTCTcttaaat GTATGATAGAGCAATTTGAGTCGAGTGTTGAGCAAATGGTAAAGGAGCAGTCGCAGCGTGCAACTACTACAGAG GTTGCTCAAAAGCATGTGCTGGAGCAGAGTAAGCTTGTGGCTGATTTGGAGCGCCAAATTGATGAAGCGCGACGACAGATAAATCATCTCACTGACTTCAACAAA AAGCTTACCAAAGAAACGGAGATGATGCAGTCTGCGAATTGGTCTCAGAGACTTGCTGGTGAACGAGCAATTGAAACAGCAGCCACGGTCAACGCTGAACTACAGGAAGCTCGTGCGCACATAGAACGACTAAATTCACAATTAAGAAGTACCGAAAAT cGGCTTGATGTTGTTCTTAATGAAAGGAACAACGTTGCTGAATCTTTTTCTCAAG CAAACATGCCGTTGATTGAGGAAATTAATGGTCTGAAACAAGCACTCCATCGTGAACAACGTGCTAGTGAAGAAGCTGATGTGAAATTTCGCGCCAACAAGAAAGAGCTTGATATTGTTCGCGAGGAGCTCAGAAAACTTAGAGAGAAG AATGACTCGTTGGTTACTCACCACCTTCAGGAGCTGACAATAGTCAATCAGAAAGTGCAACATCTCGAACAAGAACTAGCGGG tgtgctgaagaacaatgaatCTTCGTTATCCGAGTTGAGGTCAGCGAGAGTAGCTGACGCAAGATCTCTGGACGAGTTGCGCGAGGAGAATTCTGTGCTCACTAATGAATGCAAAACTGTTCGGAGCAGCCTAAAGGAACTA ATGGACGAAAACGAATCGCTGAAATCGTCCCTTGCTGAAGCACGCCAACAGGCTGTGTGCGCTAATTCTGTTGAGACTTCTTCCCGGAATCAACCTCTCATGCATGTCAATAATTCAGAAAACGATTCCTTCAAAGGGTTCCCTCTAAATAACTCTCAGATTGCACTATTTTCATTTGCAGCACTTCCTAACGTA CATGAAATGTCTTTGAGAAAGACTAGTTTCTTAGAGCAGGAAGCCATTCGTTGTGTTCAGTTGGAGGAACAAGTGCGGCAGTTGGAAAAGACGCTACAG GTTCTAACCGCTCAATACGACGATTTGCTGGAGGTAGACGGGGAAAGGTTAGAACGAATAGAAGAACTTGAGCATGATGTAATTGATTTGCGGCAGCTTATGAAAGAACAG
- a CDS encoding hypothetical protein (NECATOR_CHRX.G25473.T1) — MRIYDYNARTLASEVAIEDLTMQARKFKYDVTELTETRRRHPFNAVYKTGEELLGTRDNRGVGGVGVFVNTSVAKTIDSFEQLTTHIGRLRMRRCGSTPALTIFVAYAPTSSYEEEKVEAFYMDLEMFYREDHTFYQVIIGDFNAKIGPRRMPEQLTAYNGMNRGRGSPSSS; from the coding sequence ATGAGGATCTATgattataacgcacgtacgcttgcatcggaagtggccatcgaagatctgacgatgcaagccaggaagtttaagtacgacgtcactgaactgaccgagacgaggcgACGCCATCCTTTCAACGCCGTATataaaactggagaagaactgttagGAACACGCGACAATAGAGGTGtaggtggagttggcgtcttcgtcaacacgagtGTGGCAAAGaccatcgactctttcgaacaactcacgacccatatcggacgtctgcggatgagaagatgtggttcaacgccAGCTTTGACGATCTttgtcgcttacgctccaacatcaagctacgaagaggaaaaagtcgaagctttctatatggacctggagatgttctacagagaagatcataccttctaccaggtcataattggcgatttcaacgccaaaatcgGCCCCAGAAGAATGCCAGAACAACTTACGGCCTACAATGGGATgaacagggggagaggctctccgagttcatcgtga
- a CDS encoding hypothetical protein (NECATOR_CHRX.G25471.T1), whose translation MMLGVTCSTQVEEEIRSSLHRHRSKIRDAAAYAKESKIRMGISPCYSLKPPQRFTASEWRGGDTGRRTAMHSGGSSSGRVSQAEKEFDTSDFSEPEA comes from the exons atgatgctaggagtaaccTGCTCTACGCAAGTGGAAGAagagattcgaagttcactccaccgtcaccgatcgaagatcagagacgctgccgcatatgcaaaggaaagcaaaattag GATGGGAATTTCACCATGTTATTCGCTTaaacctccacaacggtttaccgcctcagagtggcgtggaggtgacactgggcgtcgaactgcgatgcacagcggaggttcgtcctccggcagggtctcccaagctgagaaggagttcgacacatccgacttctcggaaccggaagcctag
- a CDS encoding hypothetical protein (NECATOR_CHRX.G25474.T3), translating to MHNIDEEYDRFVEHLLDCTRKTESFKTTKKRLSLETLELIRQRGAAGKQELTIEKVLDDGQPCEQARFRKGFSTIDHIHTASKLIEISREYKVPPCLTFIDLNKAFEPVATKVVMEALDSQSVPTQHIKLLRDATLENAMRGLEWDDMGVKIDAESPKDAVHALLMCLGCDINAERNEHIRMHWLRLSGSGTEHDERPDPRAGQEEKSGKPSTRWSDFFTKSFKENYDALRVSRERRNHWAPLAYGRDKWKNYWRLLDQFEDEWESRQVYLKKELDGKKAELEDLLTEGKRLSDHSGKQAREIRRLRSELVELEKVKAERKRLKDEKLRAEETIELQKEEISSLKCMIEQFESSVEQMVKEQSQRATTTEVAQKHVLEQSKLVADLERQIDEARRQINHLTDFNKKLTKETEMMQSANWSQRLAGERAIETAATVNAELQEARAHIERLNSQLRSTENRLDVVLNERNNVAESFSQANMPLIEEINGLKQALHREQRASEEADVKFRANKKELDIVREELRKLREKNDSLVTHHLQELTIVNQKVQHLEQELAGVLKNNESSLSELRSARVADARSLDELREENSVLTNECKTVRSSLKELMDENESLKSSLAEARQQAVCANSVETSSRNQPLMHVNNSENDSFKGFPLNNSQIALFSFAALPNVHEMSLRKTSFLEQEAIRCVQLEEQVRQLEKTLQVLTAQYDDLLEVDGERLERIEELEHDVIDLRQLMKEQLLAFADAKLKESTETTKS from the exons ATgcacaacatcgacgaggaatatgaccggttCGTTGAGCACCTTCTGGACTGCACGAGGAAgactgagagttttaaaaccaccaagaagcgcctgtctcttgaaactcttgagctgatacgccagcgtggagctgcaggtaagcaagaactcac gattgaaaaagtcttggatgatggacagccatgcgagcaagcaaggtttcgaaaaggattcagcacaattgaccacattcacactgcttcgaaactcatcgagatatcacgagagtacaaggtGCCGCcatgtctcactttcatcgacttgaacaAGGCCTTCGAGCCAGTTGCGACGAAAGTGGTCATGGAAGCCCTGGACAGCCAAAGCGTCCCTACTCAACATATAAAGTTACTTCGAGA tgccactctcgagaacgcgatgcgaggattggaatgggatgacatgggagtgaagattgATG CTGAATCTCCAAAAGATGCTGTTCATGCGTTACTGATGTGTCTCGGATGCGACATTAACGCtgaacggaacgaacatatccgaatgcactggctacgtttatctgggtcgggaactgaacatgatgaaagacctgacccccgagctgggcaggaggagaagagcg gaaaaccgtcgacccgatggtcagatttcttcacgaagtccttcaaagaaaattatgatgctcttcgtgtctcacgcgaaaggaggaaccactgggcgccTTTGGCATACggtcgggacaaatggaagaattactggcgcctgctcgaccagttcgaagatgagtgggagtcaag ACAAGTgtatctgaaaaaagaactagatgGGAAGAAGGCAGAGTTAGAAGATCTTCTCACTGAAG GGAAACGTCTATCGGATCATTCGGGGAAACAAGCACGTGAAATAAGGCGCCTAAGAAGCGAACTTGTGGAGTTAGAAAAAGTCAAGGCGGAGCGAAAACGTCTTAAGGACGAAAAACTTCGTGCTGAGGAAACTATTGAATTACAAAAGGAGGAAATATCTTCTcttaaat GTATGATAGAGCAATTTGAGTCGAGTGTTGAGCAAATGGTAAAGGAGCAGTCGCAGCGTGCAACTACTACAGAG GTTGCTCAAAAGCATGTGCTGGAGCAGAGTAAGCTTGTGGCTGATTTGGAGCGCCAAATTGATGAAGCGCGACGACAGATAAATCATCTCACTGACTTCAACAAA AAGCTTACCAAAGAAACGGAGATGATGCAGTCTGCGAATTGGTCTCAGAGACTTGCTGGTGAACGAGCAATTGAAACAGCAGCCACGGTCAACGCTGAACTACAGGAAGCTCGTGCGCACATAGAACGACTAAATTCACAATTAAGAAGTACCGAAAAT cGGCTTGATGTTGTTCTTAATGAAAGGAACAACGTTGCTGAATCTTTTTCTCAAG CAAACATGCCGTTGATTGAGGAAATTAATGGTCTGAAACAAGCACTCCATCGTGAACAACGTGCTAGTGAAGAAGCTGATGTGAAATTTCGCGCCAACAAGAAAGAGCTTGATATTGTTCGCGAGGAGCTCAGAAAACTTAGAGAGAAG AATGACTCGTTGGTTACTCACCACCTTCAGGAGCTGACAATAGTCAATCAGAAAGTGCAACATCTCGAACAAGAACTAGCGGG tgtgctgaagaacaatgaatCTTCGTTATCCGAGTTGAGGTCAGCGAGAGTAGCTGACGCAAGATCTCTGGACGAGTTGCGCGAGGAGAATTCTGTGCTCACTAATGAATGCAAAACTGTTCGGAGCAGCCTAAAGGAACTA ATGGACGAAAACGAATCGCTGAAATCGTCCCTTGCTGAAGCACGCCAACAGGCTGTGTGCGCTAATTCTGTTGAGACTTCTTCCCGGAATCAACCTCTCATGCATGTCAATAATTCAGAAAACGATTCCTTCAAAGGGTTCCCTCTAAATAACTCTCAGATTGCACTATTTTCATTTGCAGCACTTCCTAACGTA CATGAAATGTCTTTGAGAAAGACTAGTTTCTTAGAGCAGGAAGCCATTCGTTGTGTTCAGTTGGAGGAACAAGTGCGGCAGTTGGAAAAGACGCTACAG GTTCTAACCGCTCAATACGACGATTTGCTGGAGGTAGACGGGGAAAGGTTAGAACGAATAGAAGAACTTGAGCATGATGTAATTGATTTGCGGCAGCTTATGAAAGAACAG
- a CDS encoding hypothetical protein (NECATOR_CHRX.G25472.T1): MELLDNQGVPSPYIKILRELYSNFTSKIFPFYNAVIIDVKREVRQGDTISPKIFSATLENAMRGLEWDDMGVKVDGKHLRHLRFADDIVLISTSINQVERMLAEFDETCKKLGLRLNLDKTMFVKNGWVSDAPFTRNGMNISECSSYVYLGGEINLMNDLTSELGRRKRVAWGAFKSIEDVVKRTKKIRLRAHLFNTTVFSALTYASET; encoded by the coding sequence atggagctcttggacaaccaaggcgtccctagtccatacataaagatacttcgtgagttgtatagcaacttcacgagcaaaattttcccattttacAATGCTGTCATAATCGACGTAAAGAGAGAGGTtcgtcagggtgacacaatttcacccaaaatattcagtgccactctcgagaacgcgatgcgaggattggaatgggatgacatgggagtgaaagttgacggcAAGCATTTAcgccatcttcgtttcgctgatgacatcgttcttataTCAACAAGCATCAATCAAGTGGAACGGATGTtggccgaatttgatgaaacgtgtaaaaagcTCGGTCTTCGGCTGAACCTAGACAAGACAATGTTTGTGaagaacggatgggtttctgatgcccctTTCACGCGCAACGGaatgaacatatccgaatgctccagctatgtatatctaggtgGAGAAATCAActtgatgaacgacctgacctccgagctgggcagaagaaAACGAGtggcttggggagcattcaagagcattgaggatgtagtgaagaggactaagAAAATCCGGCTACGTGCTCActtattcaacaccaccgttttttctgctttgacctacgcttcagaaacatGA